A part of Pseudomonas lutea genomic DNA contains:
- the glmU gene encoding bifunctional UDP-N-acetylglucosamine diphosphorylase/glucosamine-1-phosphate N-acetyltransferase GlmU: MSLDVVILAAGQGTRMRSALPKVLHPVAGNSMLGHVIHSARQLSPDSIHVVIGHGGEQVRKQLASNDLNFVVQDKQLGTGHAVAQALPVLNAETVLILYGDVPLIKVETLNRLLTLVNDQQLGLLTVTLDNPTGYGRIVRDNQQRVCAIVEHKDATETQKAIKEGNTGILAVPGRRLADWLGRLSNSNAQGEYYLTDVIAMAVGDGLVVATAQPEDAMEVQGANDRKQLAELERHYQQGEARRLMALGVTLRDPARFDVRGDVTVGQDVVIDVNVILEGRVIIEDDVSIGPNCVIKDSTLRRGAVITANSHIDGAVIGEGADVGPFARLRPGSVLDARAHVGNFVELKNAHLGEGAKAGHLTYLGDAVIGARTNIGAGTITCNYDGANKHQTVMGEDVFIGSNNSLVAPVTIATGASTAAGSTINQDVPAEQLAVARARQRNIEGWKRPVKIKKD; this comes from the coding sequence ATGTCTCTCGATGTCGTCATTCTTGCCGCGGGTCAGGGCACCCGTATGCGTTCGGCTCTCCCCAAGGTCTTACACCCTGTGGCGGGCAATTCGATGCTTGGCCATGTTATCCACAGCGCGCGCCAGCTTTCCCCTGACAGCATTCATGTGGTTATCGGGCATGGTGGAGAGCAGGTACGAAAGCAACTGGCTAGCAACGACCTGAACTTCGTCGTACAGGATAAACAGCTGGGAACAGGCCACGCGGTCGCCCAGGCCTTGCCGGTGCTGAACGCTGAAACCGTATTGATTCTTTACGGCGATGTCCCGCTCATCAAAGTCGAGACACTGAACCGGCTGCTTACGCTTGTAAACGATCAGCAGTTGGGCCTGCTGACCGTTACGCTGGATAACCCTACCGGCTATGGCCGCATCGTTCGGGATAATCAGCAGCGGGTGTGCGCCATCGTCGAGCACAAAGATGCGACTGAAACGCAGAAGGCTATCAAAGAGGGGAACACCGGCATTTTGGCAGTGCCCGGCAGACGCTTGGCCGACTGGCTGGGTCGACTTTCCAACAGCAATGCGCAGGGCGAGTATTACCTGACTGACGTCATTGCCATGGCCGTCGGCGATGGTTTAGTGGTCGCAACTGCCCAGCCTGAAGATGCCATGGAAGTGCAGGGCGCCAATGACCGTAAGCAGCTGGCAGAGCTCGAACGCCATTACCAGCAGGGCGAGGCGCGGAGACTCATGGCATTGGGCGTCACATTGCGCGATCCGGCGCGCTTCGACGTTCGAGGAGACGTCACGGTGGGTCAAGATGTGGTGATCGACGTCAATGTCATCCTTGAAGGGCGGGTCATCATCGAAGACGACGTCTCGATCGGGCCAAATTGTGTGATCAAGGACAGCACCCTGCGCAGGGGAGCGGTTATTACGGCAAACAGTCATATTGATGGTGCGGTCATCGGCGAAGGCGCGGACGTAGGTCCGTTCGCTCGCTTGCGTCCAGGCAGCGTGCTGGATGCCCGAGCCCATGTGGGTAACTTCGTTGAGCTGAAGAACGCTCATCTAGGGGAGGGCGCAAAGGCCGGCCATCTGACGTACCTGGGCGATGCTGTTATAGGCGCGCGGACCAATATTGGTGCCGGCACCATCACGTGCAACTACGACGGTGCAAACAAGCACCAGACCGTGATGGGTGAAGACGTGTTCATAGGCTCGAACAACTCGCTGGTTGCGCCTGTGACTATCGCGACGGGCGCCAGTACTGCCGCGGGTTCCACCATCAATCAAGACGTGCCCGCTGAGCAGCTTGCAGTTGCACGCGCGCGCCAGCGCAATATCGAAGGCTGGAAGCGGCCTGTCAAAATCAAAAAAGACTGA
- the atpA gene encoding F0F1 ATP synthase subunit alpha: protein MQQLNPSEISEIIKGRIEKLDVASQARNEGTVVSVSDGIVRIHGLADAMYGEMIEFPGGVYGMALNLEQDSVGAVVLGAYTSLAEGMSAKCTGRILEVPVGKELLGRVVDALGNPVDGKGPLNNTETDAVEKVAPGVIWRKSVDQPLQTGYKAVDAMIPVGRGQRELIIGDRQIGKTALAIDAIINQKNSGIFCVYVAIGQKQSTIANVVRKLEEHGALANTIVVAASASESPALQFLAPYSGCTMGEYFRDRGEDALIVYDDLSKQAVAYRQISLLLRRPPGREAYPGDVFYLHSRLLERASRVSEEWVEKFTNGAVTGKTGSLTALPLIETQAGDVSAFVPTNVISITDGQIFLESAMFNSGIRPAVNAGVSVSRVGGAAQTKIIKKLSGGIRTALAQYRELAAFAQFASDLDEATRKQLEHGQRVTELMKQKQYAPMSIADMSLSLYAAERGFLTDVEIAKVGSFEQALIAYFNRDHADLMAKINVKGDFNDEIDSGLKAGIEKFKATQTW, encoded by the coding sequence ATGCAGCAACTCAATCCTTCCGAAATAAGTGAAATCATCAAGGGCCGTATCGAGAAACTCGATGTGGCCTCCCAAGCCCGAAACGAAGGCACTGTCGTCAGCGTGTCTGACGGTATCGTGCGGATTCACGGTCTCGCCGACGCGATGTACGGCGAAATGATCGAGTTCCCGGGCGGCGTTTACGGTATGGCACTGAACCTGGAGCAAGACTCCGTGGGTGCTGTCGTACTGGGCGCTTACACCTCTCTGGCTGAAGGCATGAGTGCCAAGTGCACCGGCCGCATCCTGGAAGTTCCTGTTGGTAAGGAATTGCTGGGTCGCGTAGTCGACGCTTTGGGTAACCCTGTCGACGGCAAAGGTCCGCTGAACAACACCGAGACCGACGCGGTCGAGAAAGTTGCTCCAGGCGTGATCTGGCGTAAGTCGGTAGACCAGCCTTTGCAGACTGGCTACAAGGCAGTTGATGCCATGATTCCTGTCGGCCGTGGCCAGCGTGAGCTGATCATCGGCGACCGTCAGATCGGTAAAACCGCTCTGGCCATCGACGCGATCATCAATCAGAAGAACAGCGGCATTTTTTGCGTGTACGTGGCAATCGGTCAGAAACAATCGACCATCGCCAACGTTGTACGCAAACTGGAAGAACACGGTGCTCTGGCCAATACGATCGTCGTAGCCGCCAGTGCTTCCGAGTCTCCAGCGCTGCAGTTCCTGGCACCGTACTCCGGCTGCACAATGGGCGAGTACTTCCGCGACCGCGGCGAAGACGCATTGATCGTTTACGATGATCTGTCCAAGCAAGCCGTGGCCTACCGTCAGATTTCCCTGCTGCTGCGCCGTCCACCAGGACGTGAAGCGTACCCAGGCGACGTGTTCTATCTCCACTCCCGTCTGTTGGAGCGCGCCTCCCGCGTTTCGGAAGAATGGGTCGAGAAGTTCACCAACGGCGCAGTGACTGGCAAGACCGGTTCGCTGACCGCACTGCCGCTCATCGAAACACAGGCTGGCGACGTTTCTGCGTTCGTTCCGACCAACGTGATCTCCATCACTGACGGTCAGATCTTCCTGGAATCAGCCATGTTCAACTCCGGCATTCGCCCGGCAGTGAACGCCGGTGTGTCGGTATCCCGTGTGGGTGGTGCCGCTCAGACCAAGATCATCAAGAAGCTGTCCGGTGGTATTCGTACCGCGCTGGCTCAGTACCGTGAACTGGCAGCATTTGCCCAGTTCGCATCTGACCTGGACGAGGCAACTCGCAAGCAACTTGAGCATGGTCAGCGTGTCACCGAGCTGATGAAGCAGAAGCAATATGCGCCAATGTCGATTGCTGACATGTCGCTGTCGCTGTATGCCGCTGAGCGTGGGTTCCTGACTGACGTCGAAATCGCCAAGGTTGGCAGCTTTGAACAAGCGCTGATTGCTTACTTCAACCGAGATCACGCCGATTTGATGGCGAAGATCAACGTGAAGGGTGACTTCAATGACGAAATCGACTCTGGCCTGAAAGCCGGTATCGAGAAGTTCAAGGCCACCCAAACCTGGTAA
- the atpG gene encoding F0F1 ATP synthase subunit gamma encodes MAGAKEIRSKIASIKSTQKITSAMEKVAVSKMRKAQMRMAASRPYAERIRQVIGHLANANPEYRHPFMIEREVKRVGYVVVSSDRGLCGGLNTNLFKALVKDMAKNRENGVEIDLCVVGSKGAAFFRNFGGNVVAAISHLGEEPSINDLIGSVKVMLDAYLEGRIDRLSVVSNKFINTMTQQPTVEQLIPLVATQDQELKHHWDYLYEPDAKELLDGLMVRYVESQVYQAVVENNAAEQAARMIAMKNATDNAGDLISDLQLIYNKARQAAITQEISEIVGGAAAV; translated from the coding sequence ATGGCAGGCGCAAAAGAGATTCGCAGCAAGATTGCGAGCATCAAAAGCACGCAAAAGATCACCAGCGCCATGGAAAAAGTGGCGGTCAGCAAAATGCGCAAGGCTCAAATGCGTATGGCTGCTAGCCGTCCTTACGCGGAGCGCATCCGCCAGGTGATTGGTCATCTTGCCAACGCTAACCCGGAATATCGTCACCCCTTCATGATCGAACGCGAAGTAAAGCGTGTCGGTTACGTTGTGGTGAGCAGTGATCGTGGTCTGTGTGGTGGCTTGAATACCAACCTGTTCAAGGCTTTGGTCAAGGACATGGCGAAGAACCGTGAAAACGGCGTAGAGATCGATCTGTGCGTGGTCGGCAGCAAAGGTGCGGCGTTTTTCCGCAACTTCGGCGGTAACGTTGTCGCTGCGATCAGCCACTTGGGCGAAGAGCCATCGATCAACGATTTGATCGGCAGCGTCAAGGTGATGCTGGATGCCTACCTGGAGGGTCGTATTGATCGCCTGTCCGTGGTGTCCAACAAGTTCATCAACACCATGACTCAGCAACCAACGGTCGAACAGTTGATTCCGTTGGTCGCCACCCAGGATCAAGAACTCAAACACCACTGGGATTATCTGTACGAGCCCGACGCCAAAGAGCTGCTTGATGGCTTGATGGTCCGTTACGTGGAGTCGCAGGTCTATCAGGCGGTGGTCGAGAACAACGCAGCTGAGCAAGCTGCGCGGATGATCGCGATGAAGAACGCCACTGATAACGCCGGTGACCTGATCAGCGATTTGCAGCTGATCTACAACAAGGCGCGTCAGGCAGCGATCACCCAAGAGATCTCGGAAATCGTCGGCGGCGCTGCCGCGGTTTAA
- a CDS encoding substrate-binding periplasmic protein, with the protein MGSLLVLLMTPAMAGPYIAAGAQWKPYAYEDKDGHLIGVSIDIARRVMALANLDVTFVTYPVNRLQSMLQKSEVDINFADALIWNNAAERRRFVFSKPYSTVKEHLYFLADHPARGQSIGQMDHLTIGMVRGYNYWALDPAIDKRRMSRLETSQDEALIKLLQSGRVDAIAMVDDIFDELISSEKLDPSLFTRGARLSEAMLVFKLQPQHASWLPQINSAIDSMQKTGELEQIRRRYLPGTQDAP; encoded by the coding sequence TGCTGGTGCTGCTCATGACGCCAGCCATGGCGGGGCCTTACATTGCAGCCGGGGCTCAATGGAAGCCCTATGCCTATGAGGACAAGGACGGTCACCTGATAGGGGTATCCATCGACATCGCGAGACGGGTGATGGCGCTAGCCAATCTGGACGTAACCTTTGTCACCTACCCCGTCAACCGCTTGCAATCGATGTTGCAAAAGAGCGAGGTCGACATCAACTTCGCAGACGCGCTGATCTGGAACAATGCCGCAGAACGGCGCCGCTTCGTTTTCTCGAAACCTTATTCCACCGTCAAAGAGCACTTGTACTTTCTGGCTGATCACCCCGCTCGCGGTCAATCCATTGGGCAAATGGATCACCTCACCATCGGCATGGTACGAGGCTATAACTATTGGGCACTTGACCCGGCTATCGACAAACGTCGCATGAGCCGACTGGAAACCTCCCAGGACGAGGCGCTGATCAAACTGCTGCAGAGCGGACGCGTGGACGCCATCGCCATGGTCGACGACATCTTCGATGAGTTGATTTCAAGCGAAAAGCTTGATCCCTCGCTGTTCACACGAGGCGCGCGACTCAGCGAAGCGATGCTGGTGTTCAAGCTTCAACCACAACATGCCTCGTGGCTACCGCAGATAAACAGCGCAATCGACAGCATGCAAAAGACCGGTGAGTTGGAGCAGATCCGGCGTAGATACTTGCCAGGCACACAGGATGCGCCTTGA
- a CDS encoding F0F1 ATP synthase subunit delta: MAELTTLARPYAKAAFEHAQAHQQLANWSAMLGLAAAVSQDDTMQRMLKAPRLTSADKAATFIEVCGDKFDAKAQNFIHVVAENDRLQLLPEISELFELYKAEQEKSVDVDVTSAFALNQEQQDKLAKVLSARLGREVRLHAAEDAALIGGVIIRAGDLVIDGSVRGKLAQLAEALKS, encoded by the coding sequence ATGGCAGAACTGACCACGTTGGCCCGACCTTACGCTAAGGCAGCCTTCGAGCATGCACAGGCGCACCAGCAACTGGCCAATTGGTCAGCCATGCTCGGCCTGGCTGCTGCAGTGTCGCAAGACGACACGATGCAGCGCATGCTCAAGGCCCCGCGACTGACGAGCGCAGACAAGGCCGCCACTTTTATTGAAGTGTGCGGCGACAAGTTCGATGCCAAGGCACAGAATTTCATTCACGTCGTTGCCGAAAACGACCGTCTTCAGCTTTTGCCGGAGATCTCCGAACTGTTCGAGCTGTACAAGGCCGAGCAGGAAAAATCGGTAGACGTGGATGTGACCAGTGCTTTTGCATTGAACCAAGAACAGCAAGACAAACTCGCCAAGGTTCTCAGTGCACGGCTCGGCCGGGAAGTGCGCCTGCACGCTGCGGAGGATGCCGCCCTGATAGGTGGTGTCATCATCCGCGCCGGCGACCTGGTTATCGATGGCTCAGTTCGCGGCAAACTCGCGCAACTAGCCGAAGCATTGAAATCTTGA
- the atpD gene encoding F0F1 ATP synthase subunit beta, whose translation MSSGRIVQIIGAVIDVEFPRDSVPSIYNALKVQGAETTLEVQQQLGDGVVRTIAMGSTEGLKRGLDVIDSGAAISVPVGKATLGRIMDVLGNPIDEAGPIETEERWGIHRPAPSFADQAGGNDLLETGIKVIDLVCPFAKGGKVGLFGGAGVGKTVNMMELIRNIAIEHSGYSVFAGVGERTREGNDFYHEMKDSNVLDKVALVYGQMNEPPGNRLRVALTGLTMAEKFRDEGNDVLLFVDNIYRYTLAGTEVSALLGRMPSAVGYQPTLAEEMGVLQERITSTKEGSITSIQAVYVPADDLTDPSPATTFAHLDATVVLSRDIASLGIYPAVDPLDSTSRQLDPNVIGQDHYDTARGVQYVLQRYKELKDIIAILGMDELSETDKQLVSRARKIQRFLSQPFFVAEVFTGASGKYVSLKDTIAGFKGILAGDYDHLPEQAFYMVGGIEEAIEKAKKL comes from the coding sequence ATGAGTAGCGGACGTATCGTTCAAATCATCGGCGCCGTGATCGACGTGGAATTTCCACGCGACAGCGTACCGAGCATCTACAACGCGCTGAAAGTTCAAGGCGCGGAAACTACTCTGGAAGTTCAGCAGCAGCTGGGCGACGGCGTAGTTCGTACCATTGCGATGGGCTCCACCGAAGGCTTGAAGCGCGGTCTGGACGTAATCGACAGTGGCGCAGCCATTTCCGTACCGGTCGGTAAAGCGACTCTGGGCCGGATTATGGACGTACTGGGTAACCCGATCGACGAAGCGGGCCCGATCGAAACCGAAGAGCGCTGGGGCATCCACCGTCCTGCACCTTCGTTCGCTGATCAGGCTGGCGGCAACGACCTCCTGGAAACCGGCATCAAGGTTATCGACCTGGTTTGCCCGTTTGCCAAGGGCGGTAAAGTCGGTCTGTTCGGTGGTGCCGGTGTCGGCAAGACCGTAAACATGATGGAACTGATCCGTAACATCGCCATTGAGCACAGCGGTTATTCCGTGTTCGCTGGTGTGGGCGAGCGTACTCGTGAGGGTAACGATTTTTACCACGAGATGAAGGACTCCAACGTTCTGGACAAAGTAGCGTTGGTCTACGGTCAGATGAACGAGCCGCCGGGAAACCGTCTGCGCGTTGCGCTGACTGGCCTGACCATGGCTGAAAAGTTCCGAGACGAAGGTAACGACGTTCTGTTGTTCGTTGACAACATCTACCGTTACACACTGGCCGGTACTGAAGTATCCGCACTGCTGGGCCGTATGCCTTCTGCAGTAGGCTATCAGCCGACGCTGGCTGAAGAGATGGGCGTGCTGCAAGAGCGCATCACTTCGACCAAGGAAGGCTCGATCACTTCGATCCAGGCGGTATACGTACCGGCGGATGACTTGACAGACCCATCGCCAGCTACAACGTTTGCCCACTTGGACGCTACCGTCGTTCTGTCCCGTGATATCGCTTCCCTGGGTATCTACCCAGCGGTAGATCCACTGGATTCGACTTCGCGCCAGCTGGACCCGAACGTTATCGGTCAGGACCACTACGACACCGCTCGCGGCGTTCAGTACGTTCTGCAGCGCTACAAAGAGCTGAAAGACATCATCGCGATCCTGGGTATGGACGAGCTGTCGGAAACCGACAAGCAGTTGGTATCCCGCGCTCGTAAGATTCAGCGCTTCCTGTCGCAGCCGTTCTTCGTGGCTGAAGTCTTCACCGGTGCCTCGGGTAAATACGTTTCCCTGAAAGACACCATTGCTGGCTTCAAAGGCATCCTCGCCGGTGACTACGACCATTTGCCAGAACAGGCTTTCTACATGGTCGGCGGCATCGAAGAAGCGATCGAGAAAGCCAAGAAACTGTAA
- the atpE gene encoding F0F1 ATP synthase subunit C — protein sequence METVVGLTAIAVALLIGLGALGTAIGFGLLGGKFLEGAARQPEMVPMLQVKMFIVAGLLDAVTMIGVGIALFFTFANPFVGQLAG from the coding sequence ATGGAAACTGTAGTTGGTCTAACTGCTATCGCTGTTGCACTGCTGATCGGCCTGGGCGCACTGGGTACTGCAATCGGCTTCGGTCTGCTGGGCGGTAAATTCCTGGAAGGCGCTGCGCGTCAACCAGAAATGGTTCCAATGCTGCAAGTTAAGATGTTCATCGTGGCTGGTCTGCTCGACGCCGTGACCATGATCGGTGTTGGTATCGCTCTGTTCTTCACTTTTGCGAACCCCTTCGTTGGTCAACTCGCTGGCTAA
- a CDS encoding F0F1 ATP synthase subunit B has translation MNINATLIGQSVAFFIFVLFCMKFVWPPVIAALHERQKKIADGLDAATRAARDLELAQDKVGQQLREAKAQAAEIIEQAKKRGTQIVDEAREQARVEADRIKAQAQAEIEQELNGVKDALRAQLGSLAVNGAEKILGATIDRNAHAELVNKLAAEI, from the coding sequence GTGAACATTAATGCAACCCTGATTGGCCAGTCCGTTGCGTTCTTCATTTTTGTGCTGTTCTGCATGAAGTTCGTGTGGCCTCCGGTCATCGCGGCTTTGCACGAACGTCAGAAGAAGATTGCGGATGGACTGGACGCTGCTACACGAGCAGCTCGCGACCTGGAGCTGGCCCAAGATAAAGTGGGTCAGCAACTGCGCGAAGCTAAGGCTCAGGCAGCTGAGATCATTGAGCAAGCCAAGAAACGCGGTACCCAGATTGTCGACGAAGCCCGGGAACAGGCTCGCGTCGAAGCTGACCGCATCAAGGCTCAGGCTCAGGCCGAGATCGAACAGGAACTGAACGGCGTCAAAGACGCGCTGCGCGCCCAGTTGGGTAGCCTGGCAGTCAACGGCGCAGAGAAGATCCTGGGTGCCACAATCGATCGAAACGCGCACGCGGAGCTGGTTAACAAACTGGCTGCTGAAATTTAA
- the glmS gene encoding glutamine--fructose-6-phosphate transaminase (isomerizing) produces MCGIVGAVAERNVTPILLEGLKRLEYRGYDSAGVALFNNDGVLERRRRVGKVNELEQALAGEPVTGRLGIAHTRWATHGAPLERNAHPHFSNDQLAVVHNGIIENHEPLRARLKALGYVFTSDTDTEVIVHLLHHKLQEIPDLAAALKATVKELHGAYGLAVISAKQPDRLIAARSGSPLVIGLGLGENFLASDQLALRQVTDRFMYLEEGDIAEIRRDSVQIWDASGLPVERETVQYHEGAEAADKGEYRHFMLKEIHEQPKVVQRTLEGRLGQQQVLVQAFGPQAAELFAKVRNVQIVACGTSYHAGMVARYWLEGLAGIPCQVEVASEFRYRKVVVQPDTLFVSISQSGETADTLAALRNAKDLGFLASLAICNVGISSLVRESDLTLLTQAGPEIGVASTKAFTTQLVGLMLLTLSLGQVKGTLEAGVEAQLVEELRRLPTRLGEALAMDSTVEKIAELFAEKNHTLFLGRGAQFPVAMEGALKLKEISYIHAEAYPAGELKHGPLALVDSDMPVVTVAPNNELLEKLKSNLQEVRARGGELIVFADEKAGLVNGEGTHVVSMPHIIDALTPILYTIPLQLLSYYVAVLKGTDVDQPRNLAKSVTVE; encoded by the coding sequence ATGTGTGGAATTGTCGGCGCTGTTGCTGAACGTAATGTGACGCCCATCTTGCTTGAAGGCCTCAAGCGCCTTGAATACCGGGGCTATGACAGCGCTGGCGTAGCGTTATTCAACAATGATGGCGTGCTCGAGCGGCGGCGTCGTGTTGGTAAGGTCAACGAACTGGAACAGGCGCTTGCGGGCGAACCCGTTACAGGGCGTCTGGGCATTGCTCACACTCGATGGGCAACGCACGGCGCGCCACTTGAACGCAACGCTCACCCGCACTTTTCCAATGACCAACTGGCAGTGGTGCACAACGGCATCATTGAAAATCATGAGCCGCTTCGCGCCCGACTAAAAGCGTTGGGTTACGTATTCACCTCCGATACCGATACCGAGGTGATCGTCCACTTGCTGCACCACAAGCTGCAAGAGATCCCTGACCTCGCCGCTGCCTTGAAGGCCACGGTCAAGGAGCTGCACGGCGCCTATGGCCTGGCCGTTATCAGCGCCAAACAACCGGACCGTTTGATTGCCGCGCGCAGTGGTAGCCCGCTCGTCATAGGTCTGGGCCTGGGGGAAAACTTTCTGGCGTCCGACCAGTTGGCATTGCGCCAAGTGACCGATCGCTTCATGTACCTCGAAGAGGGCGATATTGCCGAGATCCGTCGCGACAGCGTGCAGATATGGGACGCGTCCGGCCTGCCCGTCGAGCGTGAAACCGTTCAATACCATGAAGGTGCCGAAGCAGCGGATAAAGGCGAGTACCGTCACTTCATGCTCAAGGAAATTCACGAGCAGCCAAAGGTAGTTCAGCGCACGCTGGAGGGACGTCTCGGACAGCAGCAGGTGCTGGTTCAAGCGTTCGGGCCGCAAGCCGCGGAGCTGTTCGCCAAGGTACGGAACGTGCAGATCGTCGCTTGCGGGACCAGTTATCACGCCGGCATGGTTGCCCGTTACTGGCTCGAAGGCCTGGCCGGCATCCCTTGCCAGGTTGAAGTCGCCAGCGAATTTCGTTACCGCAAGGTCGTCGTGCAGCCGGACACGCTATTCGTTTCCATCTCACAGTCAGGCGAGACTGCCGACACCCTTGCCGCCCTGCGCAATGCCAAGGACTTGGGCTTTCTCGCCAGCCTGGCCATCTGCAACGTGGGCATCAGCTCCCTCGTACGGGAATCCGATTTGACCCTGCTTACTCAGGCCGGCCCGGAAATCGGCGTCGCCTCCACCAAAGCGTTTACCACCCAGCTGGTGGGACTCATGTTGTTGACGCTCTCGCTCGGTCAGGTCAAAGGGACGCTGGAAGCCGGCGTGGAAGCGCAGTTGGTGGAAGAGCTGCGCCGTCTGCCGACCCGCCTGGGCGAGGCGTTGGCCATGGACAGCACGGTCGAGAAAATTGCCGAGCTGTTCGCCGAGAAGAACCACACCCTGTTTCTGGGCCGTGGCGCGCAATTCCCGGTGGCCATGGAAGGGGCGCTCAAGCTTAAAGAGATTTCCTATATCCATGCCGAAGCCTATCCGGCAGGCGAGCTGAAACACGGCCCGTTGGCGTTGGTGGACAGTGACATGCCTGTCGTCACCGTCGCGCCGAACAACGAGCTGCTGGAGAAGCTCAAGTCCAACCTGCAGGAAGTGCGCGCACGCGGCGGAGAGCTGATCGTATTTGCTGATGAAAAAGCCGGGCTGGTAAACGGGGAAGGTACCCATGTTGTTTCCATGCCGCACATCATCGACGCTCTGACGCCGATTTTGTACACCATCCCCCTGCAGTTGCTCTCCTACTACGTAGCAGTGCTGAAGGGCACGGATGTGGACCAGCCGCGCAACTTGGCAAAATCAGTCACTGTTGAATAA
- a CDS encoding DeoR/GlpR family DNA-binding transcription regulator, which translates to MSKRNTPQRRHNILALLNEKGEVSVDELAKRFETSEVTVRKDLAALESNGLLLRRYGGAIPMPQELIGEPGQPVSRFKQAIARAAVARIREHARIIIDSGSTTAAMIPELGLQPGLVVMTNSLHVANALGELEHEPVLLMTGGTWDPHSESFQGQVAEQVLRSYDFDQLFIGADGIDLTRGTTTFNELLGLSRVMAEVAREVIVMVESDKVGRKIPNLELPWSSFHTLITDDRLPQEAREQIQARGVTLICAAVS; encoded by the coding sequence ATGTCGAAACGTAATACGCCTCAACGCCGCCACAACATTCTTGCCCTGCTCAATGAGAAGGGTGAAGTGAGCGTGGACGAGTTGGCCAAGCGCTTTGAGACTTCCGAGGTGACGGTCCGTAAGGATCTGGCTGCGCTCGAAAGCAATGGGTTGCTGCTTCGTCGTTACGGCGGCGCCATCCCCATGCCCCAGGAACTGATTGGCGAACCAGGCCAGCCTGTTTCCAGGTTCAAACAAGCCATTGCTCGAGCTGCTGTTGCCCGCATCCGGGAACACGCACGGATCATCATCGACAGTGGCAGTACGACCGCTGCGATGATTCCGGAGTTGGGTTTGCAGCCGGGTCTCGTCGTGATGACCAATTCCCTGCACGTCGCCAATGCGCTGGGCGAGCTGGAGCACGAGCCTGTATTGCTCATGACCGGCGGGACGTGGGACCCGCATTCCGAGTCTTTCCAGGGCCAGGTCGCCGAACAGGTGCTGCGATCCTACGATTTCGATCAGCTGTTCATCGGCGCGGACGGGATTGACCTGACGCGAGGTACCACCACGTTCAACGAGTTGCTGGGCCTCAGCCGGGTCATGGCTGAAGTCGCGCGCGAAGTGATCGTGATGGTTGAGTCCGACAAAGTCGGTCGAAAGATTCCTAATCTGGAGCTGCCCTGGAGCAGCTTTCATACCCTTATTACCGATGACCGCCTGCCTCAAGAGGCGCGCGAGCAAATTCAGGCCCGTGGCGTAACCTTGATTTGCGCTGCTGTTTCCTAG
- a CDS encoding F0F1 ATP synthase subunit epsilon, which yields MAMTVHCDIVSAEGEIFSGLVEMVIAHGNLGDIGIAPGHAPLITDLKPGPIRLIKQGGEAEVFYISGGFLEVQPNMVKVLADTVQRAADLDEASAQEAVKAAERALNEKGADFDYGSAAARLAEAAAQLRTVQQIRKKFGG from the coding sequence ATGGCTATGACAGTCCATTGCGATATCGTCAGCGCGGAAGGAGAGATTTTCTCCGGTCTGGTCGAGATGGTGATTGCACACGGTAACCTGGGTGATATCGGTATCGCTCCAGGCCACGCACCGTTGATCACCGATCTGAAGCCGGGTCCGATCCGTCTGATCAAGCAGGGTGGCGAAGCCGAGGTGTTTTACATCTCCGGTGGCTTCCTTGAGGTTCAACCGAACATGGTCAAAGTGCTTGCCGATACAGTGCAACGCGCAGCCGACCTGGATGAAGCCTCAGCTCAGGAAGCCGTCAAGGCAGCCGAGCGCGCTCTGAATGAAAAAGGCGCGGATTTCGATTACGGATCTGCTGCTGCACGTCTGGCGGAGGCCGCAGCCCAGCTGCGCACCGTTCAGCAAATTCGCAAAAAGTTTGGCGGTTAA